In Natrinema sp. SYSU A 869, the following proteins share a genomic window:
- a CDS encoding SMP-30/gluconolactonase/LRE family protein produces the protein MTIDNAAETTTGTASRARASRRSVLGSIATAGALAGLPTGAFGLQDDAAGDLEAVAEFEPPALPENLAVDEQGTVYLSMGPSGEIRAVDSEGNQSSVATLETGDQGLLLGITVLDGALYAANGSGQQETHGIWRVDPEDGESERIASLSPDEPMPNGIVPDPTTSDALLVSDHLGGAIWRVTTDGEATPWVSDSSLEPDMDAQTPVGADGLAAHPDGDVYVGNLNAGSVMRVPVADDGSAGQVEQVVQDEGLVGADGMTIDEDGSLYVAVNAANEVIRVTDDQKIETFTSGDPLDFPADVHFGTTKETATSLYIANFAYGTFLEDEAAADPSLARVDIGTAGYFPETVGETSDTAGEDGADDDRTGDDANETADDG, from the coding sequence ATGACTATTGACAACGCAGCTGAGACGACGACCGGAACCGCCTCTCGAGCGCGTGCATCCCGACGGTCCGTTCTGGGGAGCATTGCCACGGCGGGCGCGCTCGCGGGTCTCCCCACTGGCGCATTCGGACTGCAAGACGACGCGGCGGGCGACCTCGAGGCGGTGGCCGAATTCGAGCCGCCCGCCCTCCCGGAGAATCTCGCGGTCGACGAGCAGGGTACCGTCTACCTGAGTATGGGGCCGTCCGGCGAGATCCGTGCCGTCGATTCCGAAGGGAATCAGTCGTCGGTCGCAACGCTCGAGACCGGCGATCAGGGACTACTACTCGGCATTACCGTCCTCGACGGTGCGCTCTACGCCGCGAACGGGTCGGGCCAGCAGGAGACGCACGGTATCTGGCGCGTCGATCCGGAGGATGGCGAGTCCGAGCGGATCGCGTCGCTGTCGCCCGACGAACCGATGCCGAACGGGATCGTCCCCGATCCCACGACGTCGGACGCGCTGCTCGTCTCCGATCACCTCGGCGGCGCGATCTGGCGCGTGACGACCGACGGCGAGGCCACGCCGTGGGTTTCGGATTCGTCGCTCGAGCCGGATATGGACGCCCAGACGCCGGTCGGCGCTGACGGGCTGGCCGCCCATCCGGACGGCGACGTCTACGTCGGCAATCTCAACGCGGGATCGGTCATGCGAGTCCCGGTCGCGGACGACGGGAGCGCCGGACAGGTAGAACAGGTCGTCCAGGACGAGGGCCTGGTCGGCGCGGATGGAATGACGATCGACGAGGACGGGTCCCTGTACGTCGCGGTGAACGCTGCGAACGAGGTCATCCGCGTGACGGACGATCAGAAGATCGAGACGTTCACCAGCGGCGACCCCCTCGATTTCCCCGCGGACGTCCACTTCGGCACTACCAAGGAAACCGCGACGTCGCTGTACATCGCGAACTTCGCCTACGGGACCTTCCTCGAGGACGAGGCGGCCGCCGACCCGAGCCTCGCGAGAGTCGACATCGGAACGGCCGGTTACTTCCCGGAGACCGTCGGCGAAACGTCCGATACGGCCGGCGAAGACGGCGCTGACGACGATCGGACTGGAGACGACGCGAACGAGACTGCCGACGACGGGTGA
- a CDS encoding universal stress protein — MQTVLVPISESEEQARRIERTVHEHPFDRDEIKLVILNVFEEFEVEPAEWISIESADFYDDTFPTVAAEVAAGLKDAGFEVNVRREHGDPAGTIVDVARELDATAIVMAGRKRSPVGKVLFGSVTQAVLLDARVPVVVGTGPE; from the coding sequence ATGCAAACGGTTCTGGTGCCGATAAGCGAAAGCGAAGAGCAAGCGAGGCGTATCGAACGAACCGTTCACGAACATCCGTTCGATCGCGATGAGATCAAACTCGTCATTTTGAACGTATTCGAGGAGTTTGAGGTCGAGCCCGCCGAATGGATATCAATCGAGTCTGCTGACTTCTACGACGACACGTTCCCAACGGTAGCTGCAGAGGTGGCGGCAGGTCTCAAGGACGCCGGATTCGAGGTCAACGTTCGCCGCGAACATGGAGATCCAGCCGGAACCATCGTCGACGTCGCTCGGGAACTCGATGCCACGGCGATCGTCATGGCAGGCCGAAAGCGAAGTCCTGTCGGTAAGGTGCTCTTTGGCAGCGTCACACAGGCTGTTCTCCTCGATGCACGGGTTCCCGTTGTCGTCGGTACAGGTCCCGAGTGA
- a CDS encoding MarR family transcriptional regulator has protein sequence MSEKQPREGGGKYGEKVTEQDILKAFDSSDDPFLTTTELADQLPVSRQAVSYRLEQMREKGLVDKKKTGARAAGWWAKLGPRLSDEAEQRADAADPDSAISHEDLKTELDIE, from the coding sequence ATGAGCGAGAAACAGCCCCGAGAAGGTGGCGGGAAATACGGCGAGAAGGTGACTGAGCAGGACATCCTCAAAGCGTTTGACTCCAGCGACGACCCGTTCCTCACGACTACCGAACTTGCCGATCAACTCCCAGTCTCACGCCAGGCCGTGAGTTATCGACTTGAGCAGATGCGCGAGAAGGGGCTCGTCGACAAGAAGAAGACTGGTGCCCGTGCTGCTGGGTGGTGGGCCAAGCTCGGCCCCCGCCTTTCCGACGAAGCCGAGCAGCGGGCCGACGCCGCTGATCCTGACAGTGCGATCTCCCACGAGGATCTGAAGACCGAGCTCGACATTGAGTGA
- a CDS encoding helix-turn-helix domain-containing protein codes for MGRKKHVVDLSDEERNELREFVSKGEHRAEAITRAKILLKVDEGLTDPTICEHLDCSIATPYRTRKAYSERGLAAIHRRKPDRDYEPKLDGRAEAHLVALACSEPPEGRTRWTYALLADRLVTLEEIEFDSISEETVRQRLKKRPEATPL; via the coding sequence ATGGGACGAAAGAAGCACGTTGTCGATCTCTCTGACGAGGAGCGGAACGAGCTGAGGGAGTTCGTCTCAAAAGGCGAACACAGAGCCGAAGCGATCACCCGAGCAAAAATTCTCCTGAAGGTCGACGAGGGGCTCACAGATCCGACGATCTGTGAGCACCTCGATTGCTCGATCGCCACGCCCTATCGCACACGCAAAGCGTACTCTGAGAGAGGGCTTGCGGCGATCCACCGCCGCAAGCCCGACCGAGACTACGAACCGAAACTCGACGGTCGAGCTGAAGCCCACCTCGTCGCACTTGCCTGTTCGGAGCCGCCTGAAGGCCGAACTCGCTGGACGTACGCGCTTCTTGCTGACCGCCTCGTTACCCTCGAGGAGATCGAGTTCGACTCGATCTCCGAGGAAACCGTCCGACAGCGGTTAAAAAAACGACCTGAAGCCACACCGCTCTGA
- a CDS encoding IS630 family transposase (programmed frameshift), whose protein sequence is MQDALNVEGKKPTQRLLAAIAYKNSVTQTELAEWYDVQRRTIYSWLKRLDTDESLEQAVTDDHRSGRKRKLSEKEQQEFEEAVHDSPEEVGVNAPAWTPALVQQYLDETYDVDYSIPSCRRLLKEARLSYQKPRRTAAEAEADEQETFHEELKKKRREMDATVVCIDQTKKSVQVEPRAAWFPRGTRPAVELSGQRDWTCLLGAITEDGDRFFSRFEEYVTAEHAKHFILALCKEFEDNLIVVLDGAPYFQASAVTDLAARDDLAFVTLPAYSPELNPVEEYWRQLQSALSNRFFDSLSELTTAIDTALDQLSIPKMSSYF, encoded by the exons TTGCAAGATGCTCTCAACGTGGAGGGAAAGAAGCCGACACAACGGCTCTTAGCGGCAATAGCGTACAAAAACAGCGTTACACAGACTGAACTAGCCGAGTGGTACGACGTTCAGCGACGCACGATCTATAGCTGGCTCAAGCGACTCGACACCGACGAGTCGCTTGAGCAGGCTGTAACTGACGATCATCGATCTGGGAGAAAGCGAAAGCTCTCAGAAAAAGAGCAACAAGAATTCGAAGAAGCTGTCCACGACTCACCCGAAGAAGTTGGGGTTAACGCGCCGGCGTGGACGCCGGCGCTCGTCCAGCAGTATCTCGACGAGACCTACGATGTTGATTACTCAATCCCGAGTTGCCGGCGGTTGCTCAAAGAAGCGAGATTGAGCTATCAAAAACCACGCCGTACAGCCGCTGAAGCTGAGGCTGACGAACAAGAGACGTTCCACGAAGAACTCAA AAAAAAGCGGCGGGAGATGGACGCCACAGTAGTCTGTATCGATCAAACCAAGAAATCCGTGCAAGTTGAGCCGCGTGCCGCGTGGTTTCCGCGCGGCACGCGGCCGGCCGTCGAATTGTCCGGGCAACGCGACTGGACATGTCTCTTGGGCGCGATCACCGAGGACGGTGATCGCTTTTTCTCTCGGTTCGAAGAGTACGTGACCGCCGAACATGCGAAACATTTCATTCTCGCATTATGCAAAGAGTTCGAAGATAACTTGATCGTCGTGTTGGATGGAGCGCCGTATTTCCAGGCGTCGGCCGTCACGGACCTGGCGGCCCGTGACGACCTCGCCTTCGTCACGTTACCAGCGTATTCACCGGAACTTAATCCAGTCGAAGAGTACTGGAGACAGCTGCAATCAGCTCTTAGCAACCGATTCTTCGACTCACTTTCTGAGCTAACAACAGCGATCGATACCGCTCTTGATCAACTCTCTATTCCTAAAATGAGCAGTTATTTCTAA
- a CDS encoding type II toxin-antitoxin system RelE/ParE family toxin — MTTVAETEYSERAADWLRDAESDVQEQVMKRIEQAQDFPDHFLDRLRGSEYYKLRAGDYRAIIDWRRNKNPEVLFVREIDHRSNIYE, encoded by the coding sequence GTGACGACCGTGGCCGAGACTGAGTACTCGGAGCGAGCAGCTGACTGGTTGCGTGACGCCGAGTCCGACGTTCAAGAACAGGTCATGAAACGGATCGAACAGGCACAGGACTTTCCCGACCACTTTCTCGACAGACTCCGGGGGTCAGAGTACTACAAACTCCGCGCGGGTGACTACCGTGCGATCATTGACTGGCGGCGGAACAAGAACCCCGAAGTGCTATTCGTTCGGGAGATCGATCACCGGAGCAATATCTACGAGTGA
- a CDS encoding thiamine-binding protein, with protein sequence MTATDTVIEANEVDEVFKAIQAAHNAVEADRIITSVEVDDQGSDQQAEDRIKSVASVLGRDPEKNM encoded by the coding sequence ATGACCGCAACAGACACGGTCATTGAAGCCAACGAGGTTGATGAGGTATTCAAAGCAATCCAAGCGGCACATAACGCAGTTGAGGCCGATCGAATCATCACATCCGTCGAAGTCGATGATCAAGGAAGTGATCAGCAAGCCGAGGACCGCATCAAATCCGTAGCAAGCGTGCTTGGCCGCGACCCAGAGAAGAATATGTAG
- a CDS encoding DUF1616 domain-containing protein, with translation MLQSTAVGTLLIGAGGKVTAQETNEEDELRAAVSFNDQATDGTSVVIDTVTLLDGGFVSVQDPTAAHDPDPWLVEGETMPTLEEFFSTTVLGSSERLEPGIHDDVEIEFDTPPEESRQLLVMAHRDTTDDEAFDYADELGEEDDGYPTGVDVNRVVDDGAVELEEDDETAGVFEVEAPEEVDAGEPVEIIVSVTNDTEEDFDSDLVIGFGNETGSSSFTVAAGETETVMGTFETDDLGGEEVDWLVTDYGERVDAGTITVQE, from the coding sequence GTGCTCCAGAGCACGGCGGTAGGGACCTTGTTGATCGGGGCGGGCGGCAAAGTCACCGCCCAGGAGACAAACGAGGAGGACGAACTCCGCGCCGCTGTCTCCTTCAACGATCAGGCAACCGACGGAACGAGCGTGGTAATCGACACGGTAACGCTGCTGGATGGCGGCTTTGTCTCCGTTCAGGATCCCACGGCAGCGCATGATCCCGATCCCTGGTTAGTCGAAGGTGAGACCATGCCCACGCTGGAAGAGTTTTTCTCAACGACGGTCCTTGGTTCCTCGGAGCGCCTCGAACCTGGCATCCACGACGATGTCGAGATCGAATTCGACACCCCACCCGAAGAATCGCGGCAGCTTCTGGTGATGGCCCACCGCGATACGACCGACGACGAGGCGTTCGACTACGCCGACGAGTTAGGCGAAGAAGATGACGGCTACCCCACCGGTGTCGACGTCAATCGCGTCGTCGACGACGGAGCGGTGGAACTCGAAGAAGATGACGAGACCGCCGGGGTCTTTGAGGTCGAGGCGCCCGAGGAGGTCGACGCAGGCGAACCCGTTGAGATCATCGTCTCTGTCACGAACGACACTGAGGAAGATTTCGATAGTGATCTAGTAATTGGGTTCGGCAACGAGACCGGATCCAGTTCCTTCACTGTCGCTGCCGGTGAGACCGAAACCGTCATGGGCACCTTCGAAACCGACGACCTTGGGGGCGAGGAAGTCGACTGGTTGGTCACTGACTACGGTGAGAGAGTCGACGCGGGCACCATCACAGTCCAAGAGTAA
- a CDS encoding thiolase family protein, with protein MTNQTRVGEQPQVYPSVAGVGMTAFTKNDERSLLELLTVAADRALKDASTPSENIDSLHVGNAAAEAFNSRSGFGNALAAQIGITNADTKRIENTSASGASAFLDAVDAIRAGRSDAALVVGGEKMSDADTATSTEIISRITHDAEYAQGITLPSFAGLATDRYLREYEADREDLAQIAVKNHANAAQNPYAQFENEVTVEDVLESPIVAAPLRLFDCCPTSDGAAAAVITSGGDGVQVAACESAVGTHAVADRSDPLMIESVRQAGKSAYTAAKVTPGDLDVACIHDAFSILEWLETEELGLAERGEAWRLTTDGTTARNGNLPINPGGGLKARGHPLGATGVSQIVELVWQLRGDAPNNRAVDSADIGLAINVAGFGNNTVCTILQGDAL; from the coding sequence ATGACAAATCAGACACGGGTAGGAGAACAGCCACAAGTGTATCCCAGCGTCGCTGGTGTTGGTATGACCGCGTTCACCAAGAACGATGAACGGTCTCTCCTTGAACTGCTCACAGTCGCTGCAGATCGGGCTCTGAAGGACGCATCCACTCCATCAGAGAATATCGACTCGCTCCATGTCGGTAATGCAGCTGCCGAAGCGTTTAATAGCCGCTCAGGGTTTGGTAACGCCCTCGCCGCACAGATAGGGATCACCAATGCCGACACTAAACGAATTGAAAATACGAGTGCAAGCGGTGCGAGTGCGTTCCTTGATGCAGTGGATGCAATTCGAGCAGGACGCTCCGACGCGGCACTCGTTGTCGGTGGGGAGAAAATGTCGGATGCTGATACAGCTACTTCTACAGAAATCATTAGCCGCATCACTCACGATGCAGAGTACGCACAGGGAATAACTCTTCCCTCGTTCGCTGGGCTAGCAACTGATCGGTACCTTCGTGAATACGAGGCCGATCGGGAAGACCTCGCACAAATCGCAGTGAAAAATCACGCGAATGCCGCTCAGAATCCCTATGCACAATTTGAAAACGAAGTGACAGTCGAAGATGTCCTTGAATCTCCCATCGTGGCAGCTCCACTTCGTCTGTTTGATTGCTGTCCCACGAGTGATGGCGCCGCTGCAGCAGTCATTACTTCTGGGGGAGATGGCGTACAGGTTGCAGCCTGTGAGAGTGCGGTTGGGACTCACGCCGTCGCGGATCGGTCGGATCCGCTCATGATCGAGAGCGTTCGGCAAGCAGGCAAGTCTGCTTATACAGCGGCCAAAGTGACCCCTGGCGATTTGGATGTTGCATGCATCCACGATGCCTTTAGTATCCTAGAATGGTTAGAGACTGAAGAACTTGGCCTCGCAGAGCGTGGCGAGGCATGGCGACTCACTACCGACGGAACAACTGCCCGTAACGGAAATCTTCCGATTAATCCTGGCGGTGGACTCAAGGCACGGGGCCATCCACTGGGTGCGACTGGCGTTTCTCAAATTGTCGAACTCGTTTGGCAATTACGCGGTGATGCACCGAATAACCGTGCAGTCGATAGCGCAGATATTGGGCTGGCGATCAACGTGGCTGGATTCGGAAATAATACTGTTTGCACGATTCTTCAAGGTGATGCCTTATGA